One window from the genome of Vicugna pacos chromosome 21, VicPac4, whole genome shotgun sequence encodes:
- the NHLH1 gene encoding helix-loop-helix protein 1 — protein MMLNSDTMELDLPPTHSETESGFSDCGGGAGPDGAGPGGPGAGQTRGLEPGETGRKDLQHLSREERRRRRRATAKYRTAHATRERIRVEAFNLAFAELRKLLPTLPPDKKLSKIEILRLAICYISYLNHVLDV, from the coding sequence ATGATGCTCAACTCAGACACCATGGAGCTGGACCTGCCTCCCACCCACTCGGAGACCGAGTCAGGCTTCAGTGactgtgggggcggggcgggccccGACGGGGCTGGGCCCGGGGGCCCCGGAGCGGGCCAGACTCGGGGTCTCGAGCCGGGAGAGACTGGCCGGAAAGACCTGCAGCACCTGAGCCGGGAGGAGCGGCGGCGCCGGCGGCGCGCCACCGCCAAGTACCGCACGGCCCACGCCACGCGGGAGCGGATCCGCGTGGAAGCCTTCAACCTGGCCTTCGCCGAGCTGCGCAAGCTGCTGCCCACGCTGCCCCCCGACAAGAAGCTCTCCAAGATCGAGATCCTGCGCCTGGCCATCTGCTACATCTCCTACCTGAACCACGTGCTGGACGTCTGA